In Mucilaginibacter celer, one DNA window encodes the following:
- the proS gene encoding proline--tRNA ligase — translation MSKGVISKDEDYSQWFNDLVIKSDMAEYSPVRGCMIIKPYGYSIWEKIQAVLDGMFKDTGHSNAYFPLLIPKSFFSKEASHVDGFAKECAVVTHYRLKNDGEGNIIVDEEAKLEEELIIRPTSETIIWNTYKGWIQSYRDLPILVNQWANVMRWEMRTRLFLRTSEFLWQEGHTAHATAEEAIAETEQMLDVYADFAENWMALPVVKGRKTANERFAGALDTYCIEALMQDGKALQAGTSHFLGQNFAKAFDVKFTNKENKIEHVWATSWGVSTRLIGALIMAHSDDAGLVLPPKLAPIQVVVVPIYKHQEELDNISAYVDGLKKELKAKGISVKFDNRDTHRPGAKFAEYELKGVPLRVAIGSRDMQNGTVELARRDTKTKETTTQEGLAVKIESLLEEIQNNIYKKAFDFRAENTTEVDTWDEFKRMLDEQPGFLSAHWDGTSETEQKIKEETKATIRCIPLDNKQEEGKCIFTGAPSKQRVLFARAY, via the coding sequence ATGAGCAAAGGTGTTATCAGTAAAGACGAAGATTATTCGCAATGGTTTAACGACTTAGTAATTAAATCTGACATGGCCGAGTATTCGCCGGTTAGAGGTTGCATGATCATTAAACCCTACGGATACTCGATATGGGAAAAGATCCAGGCAGTGCTTGACGGGATGTTTAAAGATACAGGGCATAGCAATGCTTATTTCCCGCTTTTAATACCCAAATCATTCTTCAGCAAAGAGGCCAGTCACGTGGATGGTTTTGCCAAAGAGTGTGCTGTAGTTACGCACTATCGCCTAAAAAATGATGGTGAAGGCAATATTATTGTTGATGAGGAAGCCAAGCTGGAAGAAGAGCTGATTATCCGCCCAACATCCGAAACCATTATCTGGAACACCTACAAAGGCTGGATCCAATCGTACCGCGACCTACCAATCCTGGTTAACCAATGGGCCAACGTTATGCGCTGGGAAATGCGTACCCGTTTATTTTTACGTACCAGCGAGTTTTTATGGCAGGAAGGCCACACCGCGCACGCTACTGCCGAAGAAGCCATAGCCGAAACCGAGCAAATGCTGGATGTATATGCCGACTTTGCCGAAAACTGGATGGCGCTGCCGGTAGTGAAAGGCCGCAAAACAGCCAACGAACGTTTTGCCGGTGCTTTGGATACTTATTGCATTGAAGCTTTGATGCAGGATGGTAAAGCCCTGCAGGCTGGTACATCGCACTTTTTAGGTCAGAATTTTGCCAAGGCTTTTGATGTAAAATTCACCAACAAGGAAAATAAAATAGAGCACGTTTGGGCTACCTCATGGGGGGTATCAACCCGTTTAATAGGCGCGTTGATCATGGCGCATAGTGACGATGCCGGTTTAGTATTGCCTCCAAAACTGGCACCGATACAGGTTGTTGTTGTGCCGATTTATAAACACCAGGAGGAGTTGGACAACATTAGCGCTTATGTTGATGGGTTGAAAAAAGAGCTTAAGGCCAAAGGTATTTCGGTTAAGTTTGATAACCGCGATACACACCGCCCGGGCGCTAAATTTGCCGAGTACGAACTGAAAGGCGTGCCATTGCGCGTAGCCATAGGCAGCCGCGATATGCAGAACGGTACCGTTGAGCTGGCCCGCAGGGATACCAAAACCAAAGAGACTACTACACAAGAGGGTCTTGCCGTTAAAATTGAAAGCCTGCTTGAAGAGATCCAGAATAATATCTACAAAAAAGCGTTCGATTTCCGTGCTGAAAATACCACCGAGGTTGATACCTGGGATGAGTTTAAACGTATGTTAGATGAGCAACCGGGCTTCCTTAGTGCGCACTGGGATGGAACATCCGAAACCGAACAAAAGATAAAAGAGGAAACTAAGGCGACAATCCGTTGCATACCTTTGGATAATAAGCAGGAGGAGGGTAAGTGTATTTTTACAGGAGCCCCATCTAAACAAAGGGTGCTTTTCGCCAGAGCATACTAG
- a CDS encoding cystathionine gamma-synthase, giving the protein MKFATKAIHAGQEPDPTTGAIMTPIYQTSTYWQKSPGDNKGYEYSRGTNPTRKALEDCLAALENAKFGLAFSSGMGATDAVMKLLSPGDEVITGNDLYGGSYRIFTKIYASYGIKFHFLDLSDPEIVAEYTNEYTKLVWIETPTNPTMQVVDIEAIGKITKEKNLLFVVDNTFASPYLQNPIDLGADIVMHSVTKYIGGHSDVVMGALMMNDEELYKRLWFIYNACGATPGPMDSFLVLRGIKTLHLRMKAHCENGRLIADFLKDHPKVEKIYWPGLTDHPNHEIAKKQMRDFGGMISIILKDADLQETFRIASSFKVFSLAESLGGVESLINHPVSMTHGSIPKAEREKVGVVDNLLRLSVGVEDIEDLLEDVKQALS; this is encoded by the coding sequence ATGAAATTCGCAACTAAAGCAATACATGCAGGGCAGGAGCCCGATCCAACTACCGGTGCCATCATGACGCCGATATATCAAACATCAACCTACTGGCAAAAATCGCCGGGAGATAACAAAGGGTATGAGTATTCGCGTGGTACCAACCCAACCCGCAAAGCCCTGGAAGATTGTTTAGCCGCTTTGGAGAACGCGAAATTTGGCCTCGCTTTTTCGAGCGGAATGGGTGCTACAGATGCAGTTATGAAACTGCTTTCGCCGGGTGATGAAGTGATTACCGGTAACGACCTGTACGGTGGTTCGTATCGTATTTTTACCAAAATATATGCCAGCTATGGTATCAAGTTTCATTTTCTGGATCTTTCTGATCCGGAGATCGTAGCTGAATATACCAATGAATATACCAAGCTGGTTTGGATAGAAACACCTACCAACCCGACAATGCAAGTTGTGGATATTGAGGCTATAGGCAAGATCACCAAAGAAAAGAATCTGCTTTTTGTGGTAGATAATACCTTCGCGTCGCCGTACCTGCAAAACCCTATCGATCTGGGTGCCGATATCGTGATGCACTCGGTAACCAAATATATTGGCGGCCATAGCGATGTGGTAATGGGCGCATTAATGATGAACGACGAAGAGCTATATAAAAGGCTTTGGTTCATTTACAATGCCTGCGGTGCTACTCCGGGACCTATGGATAGCTTTTTGGTGTTGCGTGGTATTAAAACCCTACACCTGCGCATGAAAGCTCATTGCGAAAATGGCAGGCTGATAGCTGATTTTTTAAAAGATCATCCTAAAGTTGAAAAAATCTACTGGCCGGGCCTTACCGATCATCCAAATCATGAAATAGCCAAAAAACAAATGCGCGATTTTGGCGGCATGATCTCTATAATATTAAAAGATGCCGACTTGCAGGAGACTTTCCGTATAGCGTCATCATTTAAGGTATTTTCGCTTGCCGAATCATTAGGAGGTGTTGAATCGCTGATTAACCACCCGGTGAGTATGACCCACGGTTCGATACCTAAAGCGGAGCGTGAAAAGGTTGGTGTGGTTGATAACCTGCTGCGTTTGAGTGTAGGGGTAGAGGATATTGAGGATTTGTTAGAGGATGTTAAACAGGCTCTGAGCTAA
- a CDS encoding SMI1/KNR4 family protein: MEDWIKEAIELWQEDEVKMNPPATAVDIEKAETTLNFNFPDDFKALYTVVNGFEDYEWQEYMFSFWSLDRIIEEFAKSSNKHVVGFCDFLIMSHVIGFKRNEPGVFKDYSVAPGEEFIAGTFKESISMINSGAPEIY, from the coding sequence ATGGAAGATTGGATAAAAGAAGCGATTGAGTTGTGGCAGGAGGATGAGGTAAAAATGAATCCTCCTGCAACCGCTGTTGATATCGAAAAAGCCGAAACTACTTTGAATTTCAATTTTCCTGATGATTTTAAAGCGCTTTACACTGTAGTAAATGGGTTTGAAGATTATGAATGGCAGGAGTATATGTTTTCATTTTGGTCGCTCGACAGGATCATAGAAGAATTTGCAAAGAGCTCTAATAAGCATGTGGTAGGTTTTTGCGACTTTTTAATTATGAGCCACGTTATCGGCTTTAAAAGGAACGAACCCGGAGTTTTTAAAGATTATTCAGTTGCTCCAGGCGAGGAGTTTATAGCCGGAACATTTAAAGAGTCGATAAGTATGATAAACAGCGGCGCACCTGAGATATACTAA
- a CDS encoding TIGR02757 family protein → MSINTDKSPFMGIGGEALKTFLDAKVAQYNRPEFIDNDPVIIPHMFSQKQDIEIMGFWAATLAWGQRVTIIKKCKELIALMDGAPYDFIINHEEPDLKKLLQFKHRTFNDVDTLYFIAFFRQHYERFESLEDAFIPEDGDYSPFRGLGGFRSYFFSLPDFPHRTKKHVSSPSQKSTCKRLNMFLRWMVRKDDNGVDFGIWNRIKPADLICPLDLHVDRVSRKLNLISRKQTDWQTAVELTERLREFDPADPVKYDFALFGLGIEERWGVQF, encoded by the coding sequence ATGAGTATTAATACTGATAAATCGCCATTCATGGGAATAGGAGGGGAAGCCCTTAAAACTTTCCTCGACGCCAAAGTTGCCCAATACAACCGCCCCGAATTTATTGACAACGACCCGGTAATCATCCCGCACATGTTTAGCCAAAAGCAGGATATCGAGATTATGGGCTTTTGGGCAGCCACCCTGGCCTGGGGACAGCGGGTTACCATCATCAAAAAATGTAAGGAGTTGATTGCCCTGATGGATGGCGCACCTTACGATTTCATCATCAACCACGAAGAGCCTGATCTGAAAAAACTGCTGCAATTTAAGCACCGTACTTTTAATGATGTAGATACATTGTACTTTATCGCTTTTTTCAGGCAGCATTATGAGCGGTTTGAATCCCTCGAAGACGCTTTTATTCCCGAAGATGGCGATTACTCCCCCTTCAGGGGGCTGGGGGGCTTTCGTTCCTACTTTTTTTCTTTGCCCGATTTTCCTCATCGTACAAAAAAGCACGTATCATCCCCTTCTCAAAAATCAACCTGTAAACGCTTAAATATGTTTTTACGCTGGATGGTGCGTAAGGACGATAATGGCGTTGATTTCGGCATCTGGAACCGCATTAAACCTGCCGACCTGATTTGTCCGCTCGATTTGCATGTAGATAGGGTATCGCGCAAGCTCAACCTCATCTCCCGTAAACAAACCGACTGGCAAACCGCAGTAGAACTAACCGAAAGGCTGCGCGAATTTGACCCTGCCGATCCGGTTAAATACGATTTCGCTCTGTTTGGACTCGGAATTGAAGAGCGTTGGGGTGTGCAGTTTTAA
- a CDS encoding nucleoid-associated protein, which yields MVTFFEASLETISVHHVGNQTQEEMYALSDQPLELKDEIIPNLLMQYFLKPFEKANEVYHLMHSSRDLALNELHHFATQVFDDNSKFHEASQQIARHLYKVTNHPNIKGGELYVVYFKQVQIEGNPLDTIGIFKSENKETYLKVYPDQGGFQVDYEQDAININKLDKGVLIFNIEKENGYKVVVVDKTNGGQEAARYWKDEFLQLKIRNDSFNQTNNTLGIYKNFVTEKLDDEFEMSKADKIDLLNRSMKYFKEKETFDMEEFSNEVIGNEQAIESFKNFKNQYEQEFDSPIADNFIISENAVKKQAKVYKSVLKLDKNFHIYIHGDKELIEKGFDDGRSMNYYKVYFKEEA from the coding sequence ATGGTAACTTTTTTTGAAGCTTCGCTCGAAACTATTTCGGTGCATCATGTAGGCAACCAAACACAGGAAGAGATGTACGCGCTTTCAGATCAACCGCTTGAACTGAAAGACGAGATCATCCCTAACCTATTGATGCAATATTTTCTGAAACCCTTCGAGAAAGCCAACGAAGTTTACCACCTGATGCACAGCAGCCGCGACCTGGCTTTGAACGAATTACACCACTTTGCCACACAGGTATTTGATGATAACAGCAAATTTCACGAAGCATCGCAACAGATAGCCCGCCACCTGTATAAAGTTACCAACCACCCCAACATTAAAGGCGGCGAGCTTTATGTTGTTTATTTTAAGCAGGTTCAAATTGAAGGTAACCCGCTGGATACCATCGGCATCTTTAAATCAGAAAATAAGGAAACCTATTTAAAAGTATATCCGGACCAGGGCGGTTTCCAGGTTGATTATGAGCAGGATGCCATCAACATCAACAAACTGGATAAGGGCGTACTGATATTCAATATTGAAAAAGAGAATGGCTACAAGGTAGTTGTAGTTGATAAAACCAATGGCGGCCAGGAAGCTGCCCGTTACTGGAAGGATGAGTTTTTACAACTCAAAATCCGTAACGACAGTTTTAACCAAACCAACAACACGCTTGGCATCTACAAAAACTTCGTGACCGAGAAACTCGACGATGAGTTTGAAATGAGCAAGGCCGATAAGATCGACCTGCTTAACCGCTCGATGAAGTATTTTAAAGAGAAGGAAACCTTTGATATGGAAGAATTTTCGAACGAGGTGATTGGCAACGAACAAGCCATCGAATCGTTCAAAAATTTTAAAAACCAGTACGAGCAGGAGTTTGATAGCCCCATTGCCGATAATTTTATCATATCTGAAAATGCGGTAAAAAAACAGGCCAAGGTTTATAAAAGCGTGTTAAAGCTTGATAAAAACTTCCACATTTATATCCATGGCGATAAAGAACTGATTGAAAAGGGTTTTGACGATGGCCGCTCGATGAATTATTATAAGGTTTATTTTAAGGAGGAGGCATAA